In a single window of the Nicotiana tomentosiformis chromosome 10, ASM39032v3, whole genome shotgun sequence genome:
- the LOC138900135 gene encoding uncharacterized protein, which translates to MSDVEQKRLERFGRLQTPSFGGAESGDARGLLNRCQQILRMVGILETSGVLFTTFQLTGAAFTWWETYERSSLVCEAPLSWHEFFVLFLEKFVPQTRREELHRLFEQLSQEGMSVTQYEMRFSELARHVFWLVPTERERIRRFIDGLNYQLHFVITRESVSGARFYEVVGIAQWLDLVHIQEREEREAKRPRGSGGFSGISFGGQSHHSRGHPHRPAQTAHPTHRGASVSHGSYSARSSQSSFTALPTHSSHHASSAQVSTGSSSSYQDQQLRQMRGCFECGGLESSQEGLP; encoded by the coding sequence ATGAGTGATGTGGAACAAAAGAGACTAGAAAGATTTGGGAGGCTCCAGACTCCATCATTTGGTGGGGCTGAGTCAGGGGATGCTCGGGGCCTCTTGAATAGGTGCCAGCAGATTCTTCGCATggtgggtattctggagaccagtggggtcttatttactacttttcaactgACTGGGGCAGCTTTCACATGGTGGGAGACCTATGAGAGGAGCAGTCTAGTCTGTgaagcaccactttcatggcatgagttcttcgttctcttcttggagaagtttgtgccacagacccgcagggaggagctgcACAGACTGTTCGAGCAACTAAGTcaggagggcatgtctgtgacccagtatgagatgagattttcagagttagcTCGTCACGTattttggttggttcccactgagagggagaggattaggaggttcattgatggtctCAACTATCAGTTGCATTTTGTTATAACTCGGGAGAGTGTATCAGGTGCTAGGTTCTACGAGGTGGTTGGCATTGCTCAGTGGCTAGATTTGGTCCATATCcaagagcgtgaggagagggaggccaagaggcctcgtggttcgggtggttttAGTGGTATTTCTTTTGGGGGTCAGTCCCACCACAGCAGGGGTCATCCTCATAGGCCCGCTCAGACAGCTCATCcaactcatcgtggtgcatccgttagccatggttcatacagtgctcgttcAAGTCAGTCATCATTCACTGCATTACCAACGCatagttctcaccatgcctcatCTGCTCAGGTTTCTACAGGCAGTTCCTCGAGTTATCAGGACCAGCAGCTCCGTCAGATGAGGGGCTGTTTCGAGTGTGggggacttgagtcatctcaagagggattgccctag